The following are encoded in a window of Saccharothrix longispora genomic DNA:
- the tsaE gene encoding tRNA (adenosine(37)-N6)-threonylcarbamoyltransferase complex ATPase subunit type 1 TsaE, with the protein MLPEVADTEDFGRRLGGLVRGGDLVLLSGPLGAGKTALVRGLAAGLGVTGRVSSPTFVIARVHDPAPGGRGVALVHVDAYRLGGHLDELDDLDLDTDLVDAVVAVEWGEGVAERLNEDHLLITLERRDDDVRVAHLSPHGAWAERELPV; encoded by the coding sequence ATGCTTCCCGAGGTGGCGGACACCGAGGACTTCGGGCGCAGGCTGGGCGGGCTGGTGCGGGGTGGCGACCTCGTGCTGCTGTCCGGTCCGCTGGGCGCGGGCAAGACGGCGCTGGTGCGCGGCCTCGCCGCGGGCCTGGGCGTGACGGGGCGGGTCAGCTCGCCGACGTTCGTCATCGCCCGGGTGCACGACCCCGCGCCGGGCGGCCGGGGCGTGGCCCTGGTGCACGTGGACGCCTACCGGCTCGGCGGGCACCTCGACGAGCTGGACGACCTCGACCTGGACACCGACCTGGTGGACGCGGTGGTCGCCGTCGAGTGGGGCGAGGGCGTGGCCGAGCGCCTCAACGAGGACCACCTGCTCATCACGCTGGAGCGGCGCGACGACGACGTGCGGGTCGCGCACCTGAGCCCGCACGGCGCGTGGGCCGAGCGGGAACTGCCGGTGTGA
- a CDS encoding carboxyl transferase domain-containing protein — MNAPDPLGWPGYRDQVARARERTGGVESVSWRRTRRAVEVVFDFRFLGGSVGTATGDVVEEAFGQARAARLPVVSRIATGGSRMQEGMLSLRQLQRVAALCARHRAAGLPHVSVLGDPTTGGLWASLGAGADYVIAVAGAQVGFAGSRVRPADDPAYTAEGQFAAGAVDVVAEPGDVDALVTAVLELLTRGDAVPAEVPRALGAEDLPADGWGAVLRARAPERPRAARYLDDYFDLRVPVNGDRAGGVDPGVLCGIGLRGERPVAFAAQTGTATTPAGFRTASRLIRLAERFALPVLTLVDTPGAANDPAAERAGVGPAIAELFTAVAESRVPVTTLVIGEGGSGGALALASPEHTWITPDAYFSVIAPELAANILKRDDVPALADDLRLRPQDLVELGVVRGIASHG, encoded by the coding sequence GTGAACGCGCCCGACCCCCTGGGCTGGCCGGGGTACCGGGACCAGGTGGCGCGGGCCCGGGAGCGGACGGGCGGCGTCGAGTCGGTGTCGTGGCGGCGGACCCGGCGCGCGGTGGAGGTCGTGTTCGACTTCCGGTTCCTCGGCGGGTCGGTCGGCACGGCCACCGGCGACGTGGTCGAGGAGGCGTTCGGGCAGGCGCGGGCCGCGCGCCTGCCGGTCGTGTCGCGGATCGCCACCGGCGGCAGCCGGATGCAGGAGGGGATGCTGTCGCTGCGGCAGCTCCAGCGGGTGGCGGCGCTGTGCGCGCGGCACCGCGCGGCCGGCCTGCCGCACGTGTCGGTGCTGGGCGACCCGACGACCGGCGGCCTGTGGGCGTCGCTCGGCGCGGGCGCGGACTACGTGATCGCGGTGGCCGGGGCGCAGGTCGGGTTCGCGGGCAGCAGGGTGCGCCCGGCCGACGATCCCGCCTACACCGCCGAGGGCCAGTTCGCGGCGGGCGCGGTCGACGTCGTGGCGGAGCCGGGCGACGTGGACGCGCTGGTCACCGCGGTCCTCGAACTGCTGACCCGGGGCGACGCGGTCCCCGCCGAGGTGCCCCGCGCCCTGGGCGCCGAGGACCTGCCCGCGGACGGGTGGGGCGCGGTGCTGCGGGCGCGCGCCCCGGAACGCCCCCGCGCGGCCCGGTACCTCGACGACTACTTCGACCTGCGGGTGCCGGTCAACGGCGACCGGGCCGGGGGCGTGGACCCGGGGGTGCTGTGCGGCATCGGCCTGCGGGGCGAGCGGCCCGTCGCGTTCGCCGCGCAGACCGGCACGGCCACCACGCCGGCCGGGTTCCGCACCGCGTCCCGGCTGATCCGGCTGGCCGAGCGGTTCGCGCTGCCCGTGCTCACGCTGGTCGACACGCCGGGCGCGGCCAACGACCCGGCCGCCGAGCGCGCGGGCGTCGGCCCGGCCATCGCCGAGCTGTTCACCGCCGTCGCCGAGAGCCGCGTGCCCGTCACGACCCTGGTGATCGGCGAGGGCGGCTCCGGCGGCGCGCTCGCGCTGGCCTCACCCGAGCACACGTGGATCACGCCCGACGCCTACTTCTCGGTGATCGCGCCGGAACTGGCGGCGAACATCCTCAAGCGCGACGACGTGCCCGCGCTCGCCGACGACCTGCGGCTGCGACCGCAGGACCTGGTCGAGCTGGGCGTGGTGCGCGGGATCGCGTCACACGGGTAG